A region of Leptospiraceae bacterium DNA encodes the following proteins:
- a CDS encoding lipoprotein — translation MKREISPVSKLAIGFVEYRKLYPTEYVDKNFRDMLQFEFLQEGYSIIEFENTKTASLKKRESKLSPEKPKGSGEEPAYSDELLPELLKDAAGENKRPELKLTEKHLEPSEIQKIAKEFGFRYFLQGAISVSDTLDYLDNEKNSLVFLHVYNDKGEKVGMISFAIDEKNLYNTKLLKEVCKEIATSFTQKIING, via the coding sequence GTGAAAAGAGAAATTTCTCCTGTAAGTAAATTAGCCATAGGCTTTGTTGAGTATCGAAAGCTATATCCTACTGAGTATGTAGATAAAAATTTTCGGGATATGCTACAGTTTGAATTTTTGCAGGAAGGATATAGTATTATAGAGTTTGAAAATACGAAGACGGCTTCTTTGAAAAAAAGAGAGTCCAAACTATCACCTGAAAAACCTAAAGGTTCGGGAGAAGAGCCTGCCTATTCCGATGAACTTTTACCCGAGTTATTAAAGGATGCTGCCGGGGAGAACAAGAGACCTGAGCTTAAACTGACGGAAAAACACCTGGAGCCTTCCGAAATCCAGAAAATAGCAAAAGAATTTGGTTTTCGATACTTTTTGCAGGGAGCGATTTCTGTTTCCGATACTCTGGATTATTTGGATAATGAGAAGAATAGCCTTGTTTTTCTTCACGTTTATAACGATAAGGGAGAAAAGGTGGGCATGATAAGTTTTGCTATAGATGAAAAAAATCTGTATAACACCAAATTATTGAAGGAAGTTTGTAAGGAAATTGCTACTTCTTTTACTCAAAAAATTATTAATGGATAA
- a CDS encoding Ig-like domain-containing protein gives MLVRSDKVKWVIYVFLLSLFLSSCKNSSSDLKKFFTFLGDKEENPKVLSSTPGNGDKGLPQNQKIGVIFNKPMNINACIQSFSVQPSVNGFFETTDYSLLFTPVELWNYGTYTFIITKSCEDRDGNDIKDLYSANFTIGNAEDAGLKPSVSSMTVMAGTVADCNLASAVDTDFLSNDVSTACMGNPKANKITINFTRAMNRLSTQSAVLLSPDANYTYVWNSDTSLSLVFDTAFYQNQRYTLKVDAIARDYQDKFLELPYVGSFLVGSNNLIPTVSSITVPAAALDVCGAGGGVITDIVTTSVSNACLGNPSNSPVSITFSTPMDTTLTSQAVSISPLTGGSFSWNTDGTVLTFTPDSVFIYKTRYTISIKNTAISTNKIYIESAKEYSFVAGGTSDLTFVNSITVPRGTITECNAGTGVVTDMLTASINDACVGNPSSSPIVITFAYEMDTAATKSAIAFSPTLNGTYVWSGANKVLTITPDSQLSYSTRYTLLIGTAAKTKTGINLTEQIQGSFLAGSAGSINLVNTINLSHGTLAACRGGSSSSIDVLANSVSDACVSTSDTAVNTLTINFFYPMDTASTNNAIIISPSIPHSKSWSGGNQVLTLTPDSFLSYGQRYTITIGTSAKTSTNVYSSSSTSTSFLVGGTASVNLLSSVSSTHGTLLACRGGTGATVDILSNNTADVCVGISDTAYTPIVITFAYPMDTASTLNAISISPNIPGTKVWSASDTVLTLTPDNFLSYGQTYTLSIGTSAKTKTYISPTNATSLSFVAGGNAPANLISTIKVFTGTLPACNSGPGTATDIISSTVENACLGNSTSNNSLEFTFSVPMNPTVTENAIGINPSISGAKVWSSGNTVLTLSSDSKLSYGTRYDTSLGTAAKSLQNVSQGSSLSKSFIAGAKITTPAVQAVGVASQGCGSTFPGVGSTVTRDWTAGSCYWDNSLGLLSPSSYLFQGGDTGNGSSGSTTDCADVNTDNFRIIFNTYMDLNTTIAAVSLKRLSPPYTTILLASYVWSDCQATYPYGCRVLELVYAEQEASCNGTLFGTSGDFNLYKTSDAIAGYPLYQLSVSAAAKDVNGLSLSPSFYFTMEGN, from the coding sequence ATGTTGGTTCGGTCGGATAAGGTTAAATGGGTAATATACGTTTTTCTTTTGTCTCTATTCCTTTCTTCTTGCAAAAATAGTTCATCTGATTTAAAGAAGTTTTTTACTTTTTTGGGAGATAAGGAGGAGAATCCAAAAGTTTTATCTTCCACTCCCGGAAATGGAGATAAGGGGCTTCCGCAGAATCAAAAAATAGGCGTTATTTTCAACAAACCCATGAATATTAACGCCTGCATCCAGAGCTTTTCCGTACAACCTTCGGTGAATGGTTTTTTTGAAACAACCGATTATAGCCTGCTTTTTACTCCTGTCGAACTCTGGAACTATGGAACTTATACTTTTATTATTACGAAATCCTGCGAGGATAGAGATGGAAATGACATAAAGGATTTATATAGTGCAAACTTTACTATAGGAAACGCAGAAGATGCCGGCTTGAAGCCTTCTGTCTCTTCCATGACTGTCATGGCCGGGACTGTAGCCGATTGTAACCTGGCCTCAGCTGTGGATACTGATTTCTTGAGTAATGATGTAAGTACGGCCTGCATGGGAAATCCAAAGGCCAATAAGATTACAATAAATTTTACAAGGGCGATGAATCGTCTTTCTACCCAGTCTGCAGTTTTACTCAGTCCCGATGCAAACTATACCTATGTCTGGAATTCGGATACATCCTTAAGCCTTGTTTTTGATACGGCTTTCTATCAGAATCAGCGTTATACACTAAAAGTTGATGCTATCGCGAGAGATTACCAGGATAAGTTTCTCGAGCTACCTTATGTCGGTTCTTTTTTAGTTGGAAGTAATAATTTAATTCCGACTGTTTCCTCCATTACAGTACCTGCTGCTGCCTTAGACGTATGTGGAGCGGGAGGTGGAGTGATAACAGATATTGTTACTACAAGTGTTTCTAATGCCTGTCTGGGAAATCCTTCAAATAGCCCGGTTTCTATCACCTTTTCAACTCCTATGGATACCACTCTCACTTCCCAGGCAGTTAGCATTTCCCCCCTAACCGGCGGAAGTTTTAGCTGGAATACGGATGGTACGGTTCTTACTTTTACACCTGATTCCGTATTTATATATAAAACCCGGTATACGATTTCTATAAAAAATACTGCCATTTCTACAAATAAAATTTATATAGAATCAGCAAAGGAATATAGCTTTGTAGCCGGTGGTACTTCTGATTTAACCTTTGTAAATTCCATTACCGTTCCCAGAGGAACGATCACGGAATGCAATGCCGGTACCGGTGTGGTTACCGATATGTTAACTGCCAGTATTAATGATGCCTGTGTAGGGAATCCTAGCTCGAGTCCGATTGTCATCACCTTTGCTTATGAAATGGATACGGCTGCAACTAAATCAGCCATCGCATTTTCTCCGACTCTGAATGGAACGTATGTTTGGTCGGGAGCAAATAAGGTTTTGACCATTACACCTGATTCCCAACTCAGTTATTCTACACGTTACACCCTCCTTATCGGAACAGCAGCAAAGACAAAAACGGGCATAAACTTAACAGAACAAATTCAGGGAAGTTTTCTTGCCGGTTCTGCGGGTTCTATTAATCTTGTGAATACGATTAACCTGAGCCATGGAACCCTTGCTGCCTGTAGGGGAGGGAGTAGTAGCAGCATTGATGTCTTAGCCAATAGCGTTTCAGATGCCTGTGTGAGCACCTCGGATACAGCGGTGAATACCCTTACTATCAATTTCTTTTATCCTATGGATACAGCTTCCACCAATAATGCAATTATAATCAGTCCTTCCATTCCCCATTCCAAAAGCTGGTCGGGAGGAAATCAGGTTTTAACCTTAACACCGGATTCCTTTTTAAGTTACGGACAACGTTATACGATAACCATCGGTACTTCGGCCAAAACCAGCACCAATGTGTATTCGAGTTCGTCTACCTCTACAAGTTTTTTAGTGGGAGGAACCGCTTCGGTAAATCTGCTAAGTTCGGTTAGCAGTACCCATGGAACTCTGCTTGCCTGCCGGGGAGGAACCGGAGCGACGGTGGACATTCTCAGTAACAATACAGCCGATGTTTGTGTGGGTATTTCAGATACAGCTTATACTCCTATCGTCATTACTTTTGCCTATCCTATGGATACCGCCTCAACTTTGAATGCTATCAGTATCAGTCCGAATATTCCCGGCACTAAGGTCTGGTCGGCTTCGGACACGGTTTTGACTCTTACTCCGGATAATTTCTTAAGTTACGGTCAGACCTATACTCTGAGTATAGGAACCTCTGCAAAAACGAAAACCTATATAAGTCCGACAAATGCGACTTCTTTGAGTTTTGTTGCCGGAGGAAATGCTCCGGCTAACTTAATCAGTACCATAAAAGTTTTTACCGGGACTTTACCTGCCTGTAATAGCGGACCGGGAACAGCTACCGATATTATAAGCAGTACGGTAGAAAATGCCTGTCTGGGTAATTCTACTTCTAATAATTCGCTTGAGTTTACGTTTTCTGTGCCTATGAATCCTACGGTAACGGAAAATGCTATCGGCATAAACCCTTCTATTTCCGGAGCGAAAGTTTGGTCTTCTGGAAATACGGTATTGACTCTAAGTTCTGATTCAAAGCTTAGCTATGGGACTCGCTATGACACTAGCCTCGGGACAGCAGCCAAATCTTTGCAGAATGTGAGCCAGGGAAGCAGTCTCAGTAAAAGTTTCATTGCCGGGGCTAAAATTACTACTCCGGCGGTTCAGGCGGTAGGAGTAGCTTCCCAGGGTTGTGGTAGTACATTTCCGGGAGTGGGTAGCACGGTTACGAGAGACTGGACAGCGGGTTCCTGCTACTGGGATAACAGTCTCGGCTTACTGAGCCCGAGTTCTTATTTGTTTCAAGGCGGTGATACGGGTAATGGTTCGTCCGGTAGTACTACTGATTGTGCGGATGTGAATACTGATAATTTTAGAATTATATTTAATACCTATATGGATTTGAATACTACGATTGCGGCAGTCAGTCTGAAACGCCTGTCTCCTCCTTATACAACTATTTTACTGGCAAGCTATGTTTGGTCGGACTGTCAGGCTACTTACCCTTACGGCTGCCGGGTACTGGAATTGGTTTATGCGGAACAGGAAGCGAGTTGTAACGGAACTTTATTTGGAACGAGTGGAGACTTTAATCTTTATAAGACAAGTGACGCAATCGCTGGCTATCCGCTTTACCAATTGAGTGTTAGTGCGGCAGCAAAGGATGTGAACGGTCTTTCTTTAAGTCCGAGTTTTTATTTTACCATGGAGGGAAATTGA